A genome region from Haliotis asinina isolate JCU_RB_2024 chromosome 11, JCU_Hal_asi_v2, whole genome shotgun sequence includes the following:
- the LOC137256250 gene encoding hepatitis A virus cellular receptor 1-like: MELTTSTVILFQCVVVFCNGINPTTIVNLGGAYDKILSGHGYELLKVKTLEHCHKICLYSPKCLSVNWNVKRKYCQLNSADGGTGTPLMMSTGDMYVPALSSNMKNHACILSPCKFGEVCIPVTSAEHFVCLLPNEQVSTSSAPTTTTTTTIPTTTSLSAPMTTTPTTTVPTTTTPTTTPTTTTPSTTPTATTTATTPTTTTTTTTTTTTTSTTTTSTTTTTTTTTLTTTRDCSTYSNSFTRIQGYVVWLLNNKSYTGVSSVSTCEQYCVQYTVFTCRSYEYYYAQEWCFLQSFVKDDAPLSVWTADSRGDYFERLRDCDISA, encoded by the exons ATGGAGCTGACAACATCCACCGTTATTCTGTTCCAATGTGTTGTCGTCTTCTGCAACGGCATCAACCCGACCACTATCGTGAATCTGGGTGGGGCATACGACAAAATTCTGTCGGGACACGGTTATGAGTTGCTAAAAGTTAAAACACTggaacattgtcacaaaatTTGCCTGTACTCACCGAAATGTTTGTCTGTGAATTGGAATGTGAAGAGAAAGTATTGTCAACTGAACTCGGCAGACGGCGGTACAGGAACCCCTCTGATGATGTCCACGGGAGACATGTACGTCCCGGCGCTGAGTTCCAATATGAAG AATCACGCTTGCATCTTAAGCCCCTGCAAGTTTGGAGAAGTTTGTATTCCGGTGACGTCAGCGGAACATTTCGTATGCTTGCTTCCCAATGAGCAAGTATCAACATCTTCTGCTCCAACCACGACCACTACAACGACGATCCCGACAACGACATCACTATCAGCTCCAATGACAACAACTCCAACAACAACAGTTCCAACCACAACCACACCGACAACAACACCGACTACAACGACTCCGAGTACGACACCGACTGCAACAACAACCGCTACGACTCCGACTACaacgactacaactacaacgACTACAACCACGACTTCGACTACCACGActtcaacaacaaccacaacgaCCACAACAACATTAACAACGACACGAG ACTGTTCGACGTATTCAAATTCGTTCACAAGAATTCAAGGATACGTGGTCTGGCTGCTCAACAACAAATCCTACACAGGCGTCAGCTCAGTATCAACGTGTGAACAATACTGTGTCCAGTATACGGTGTTCACATGCAGGAGTTACGAATACTATTACGCCCAAGAATGGTGTTTCCTACAGTCCTTTGTAAAGGATGACGCTCCTCTCAGCGTCTGGACAGCAGATTCCAGAGGAGATTATTTCGAACGTTTGCGTGATTGTGATATCTCGGCATGA